One window of Pectobacterium carotovorum genomic DNA carries:
- a CDS encoding NUDIX hydrolase, which yields MQDGRSVILKLNADISYRFPITTDRDDVNAKRLQYFIDATSRPFERSTLEGHVTGTAFIVDKERKHTLLLRHKKLNMWLPPGGHCDGHADIIDTVLRETQEETGIEDVNVVSNEILDIDIHLIPANAKEPEHYHYDIRFLLQADRYVSLVINEQEATNLQWVSIDRLEDYTQLPSLLILREKMEVL from the coding sequence GTGCAAGATGGCAGAAGTGTAATCCTGAAACTTAATGCTGATATCAGCTATAGGTTTCCTATCACAACAGATAGAGATGATGTGAATGCTAAACGTCTTCAATATTTTATCGATGCGACGTCTCGCCCCTTTGAACGGTCCACATTAGAAGGTCATGTTACTGGAACAGCTTTTATTGTGGATAAAGAAAGAAAACACACTCTTCTTTTAAGACATAAAAAACTGAATATGTGGTTACCACCCGGTGGCCACTGTGATGGTCATGCCGATATTATCGATACCGTATTACGAGAAACACAGGAAGAGACAGGCATCGAAGACGTTAATGTTGTCTCTAACGAGATATTGGATATCGATATTCACCTCATTCCAGCCAATGCCAAAGAGCCTGAACATTACCACTATGATATTCGTTTTTTGCTACAGGCTGACAGGTATGTATCGCTGGTTATCAATGAACAAGAGGCGACAAATCTACAGTGGGTAAGCATTGACAGGCTTGAAGATTACACGCAGCTCCCATCGCTTTTAATACTGAGAGAAAAAATGGAGGTATTATGA
- a CDS encoding LysR family transcriptional regulator, translating into MAAVSLRHIEIFHAVMTTGNLTEAADLLNTSQPTVSRELARFEKLIQMTLFERLRGRLYPTAQGLQLFEEVQRSYYGLDRIINAASDIRRFQQAQLSITCLPVFSQSLLPDACKPLLARYPLLNLHIIPQESPLLEEWLSAQRHDLGLTENSLTPAGTERQTLMLLNEVCVLPAGHPLAQKAVLTPQDFANEPFISLSSADSYRQLLDKLFQEQGVSRRMVLETHSAASVCAMVRAGIGLSIVNPLTALDYAASGVVVRPFSIDVPFTVSLIRPLHRPASALVDTVIDQLKQYAAGVPSRLEQVLQQ; encoded by the coding sequence ATGGCGGCAGTATCCCTACGACACATCGAGATTTTCCATGCGGTCATGACCACTGGGAATCTGACAGAAGCGGCGGATCTGCTGAACACGTCGCAGCCGACCGTCAGCCGTGAGCTGGCCCGCTTCGAGAAATTGATTCAGATGACGCTGTTCGAGCGACTGCGCGGCCGGCTTTACCCCACCGCACAGGGGCTACAGCTGTTTGAAGAAGTCCAGCGCTCTTATTATGGGTTGGATCGGATCATCAACGCCGCCAGCGATATTCGCCGTTTTCAGCAGGCACAACTTTCTATTACCTGTCTGCCCGTGTTCTCACAGTCGCTGCTACCTGATGCCTGCAAACCGCTACTGGCGCGTTATCCGCTGCTTAATCTGCACATCATCCCACAAGAATCGCCGCTGCTGGAAGAATGGCTGTCAGCCCAGCGCCACGATTTAGGCCTAACGGAAAACAGCCTCACGCCAGCCGGTACCGAGCGGCAAACGCTGATGTTACTCAATGAAGTGTGCGTGCTGCCTGCCGGGCATCCGCTGGCGCAAAAAGCGGTGCTCACACCGCAGGATTTTGCCAATGAACCCTTCATCAGCCTGTCGAGCGCCGACAGCTATCGCCAGTTGCTGGACAAGCTGTTTCAGGAACAGGGCGTGTCGCGCCGGATGGTGCTGGAAACTCACAGCGCGGCATCGGTGTGTGCGATGGTGCGAGCGGGGATCGGGCTGTCGATCGTCAACCCGCTCACCGCGTTGGATTATGCTGCCTCCGGCGTGGTCGTGCGGCCTTTCAGCATCGACGTACCTTTTACGGTCAGCCTGATTCGTCCGTTGCACCGCCCTGCTTCGGCGCTGGTCGATACCGTGATTGATCAACTCAAGCAGTACGCCGCGGGCGTTCCTTCACGTCTGGAGCAGGTTTTGCAGCAGTAA
- a CDS encoding MBL fold metallo-hydrolase yields MSKSIVFTVSLLAASMSLASAANAAELNIDVFNPGEASMFPVSSEIISGDKEVALIDAQFQRNDAQTLVDRIKATGKKLTTVYISHSDPDYYFGLDVIKAAFPDAKIVATQATIDAINASKDGKVAHWGPILKENAPKEIVVPQALAGDSFTIDGKKLEVKGLKGPTPDRTYVWIPSLKAVVGGVPVSANIHVWLADTQTPESRVHWRDTLKSIEALKPTTVVPGHFIAPTDYTLKNVTFTLQYLDTVEKELAKAKDSAELIAAMKKHYPTLKEESGLELSAKVLKGEMKWPQ; encoded by the coding sequence ATGTCTAAATCTATCGTTTTTACTGTTTCTTTACTCGCGGCATCAATGAGTCTGGCTTCTGCGGCTAACGCCGCCGAGTTAAACATCGACGTGTTTAATCCAGGTGAAGCCAGTATGTTCCCCGTTTCTTCTGAAATTATCAGCGGCGATAAAGAAGTCGCGCTGATCGATGCGCAATTCCAGCGTAACGATGCTCAAACGCTGGTTGATCGCATCAAAGCCACCGGAAAAAAACTGACTACCGTCTATATCAGCCATTCTGACCCTGACTACTATTTCGGTCTGGACGTGATTAAAGCCGCGTTCCCAGACGCTAAAATCGTTGCGACCCAGGCGACCATCGATGCGATCAACGCCAGCAAAGACGGCAAAGTGGCACACTGGGGCCCAATTCTGAAAGAAAATGCGCCGAAAGAGATCGTGGTTCCTCAAGCGCTGGCAGGCGATAGCTTTACCATTGATGGCAAAAAGCTGGAAGTGAAAGGTCTGAAAGGGCCAACGCCGGATCGCACGTACGTCTGGATCCCTTCGCTAAAAGCCGTGGTCGGCGGTGTTCCGGTATCTGCCAACATCCACGTCTGGCTTGCCGATACCCAAACGCCAGAATCTCGCGTGCACTGGCGTGACACGCTGAAATCCATTGAAGCGCTGAAGCCAACCACCGTCGTGCCGGGTCACTTTATCGCGCCAACGGATTACACCTTGAAAAACGTGACGTTTACGCTGCAATATCTGGATACGGTGGAAAAAGAGCTGGCAAAAGCGAAAGATTCTGCCGAACTGATCGCCGCAATGAAAAAACACTACCCGACCCTGAAAGAAGAATCGGGTCTTGAACTGAGCGCCAAAGTCCTGAAAGGTGAAATGAAGTGGCCACAGTAA
- a CDS encoding aminotransferase class I/II-fold pyridoxal phosphate-dependent enzyme, with product MTEKTYQNLHINFDQSDYDAVLSAFNTTSFSGKSPILTEYEHALASYFGTTKALPCCNGTVAIELAIRGLGLQPGDRIALPPTAPIMTILPIITTGCVPVFCDVSPLSFSPDLDHLCKLVQEQPIKALIVVPMWGYPIEMRAVVDFCKTEGIRLIEDCAHAFGTTSDGQYLGTFGDVSCFSTHERKLMSTGEGGFCLTNDEDVYERMLRWQHHGLKASSRNSSYILGEDIGTNFKLPPLCAALGINQLKKLDGKIADRRERVQKVRQALSAIPTIQEFPRYQGAEINGYSMVYHHLNGASVEQGNRMFSQGVMSDTTRYKYKPLYREPAFTPYAEPCPNAEHIIETIFTVPCHEGLNDRDIDYIVSVVNDNFNA from the coding sequence ATGACCGAAAAAACTTATCAGAACCTTCATATCAATTTCGACCAAAGCGATTATGACGCTGTACTTTCCGCTTTTAATACCACGAGTTTTTCGGGTAAATCCCCTATATTGACGGAATACGAACACGCGCTCGCCAGCTATTTTGGCACGACCAAAGCGTTACCGTGCTGCAATGGCACCGTGGCGATTGAATTGGCGATCCGGGGGCTAGGTTTGCAGCCAGGCGATCGTATTGCGCTGCCGCCTACCGCGCCGATTATGACGATCCTGCCGATTATCACGACAGGCTGCGTCCCTGTTTTCTGCGATGTCTCACCTCTGTCTTTTTCACCGGATCTCGATCACTTGTGCAAACTTGTGCAGGAACAGCCGATTAAGGCATTGATTGTCGTGCCAATGTGGGGTTACCCGATTGAAATGCGCGCCGTGGTGGATTTTTGCAAGACGGAAGGGATTCGACTTATAGAAGATTGCGCTCACGCGTTTGGAACCACCTCTGACGGGCAATATCTGGGGACGTTTGGTGATGTTTCCTGTTTCTCGACCCATGAGCGCAAGCTGATGAGCACGGGCGAGGGAGGTTTCTGTCTGACCAATGATGAGGATGTCTATGAGCGGATGCTTAGGTGGCAGCACCACGGGCTCAAAGCATCCAGCAGGAATAGCAGTTACATCTTGGGTGAAGACATCGGCACTAACTTCAAATTGCCACCACTGTGTGCTGCACTGGGTATTAATCAGTTAAAGAAACTCGATGGGAAAATTGCGGATCGCCGTGAGCGCGTGCAAAAAGTTCGGCAGGCGCTGTCGGCTATCCCGACAATACAGGAGTTTCCCCGCTATCAGGGGGCGGAGATCAATGGCTATTCCATGGTCTACCACCATCTCAACGGTGCGAGCGTTGAGCAGGGTAACCGCATGTTTTCTCAGGGAGTGATGTCCGACACCACCCGATACAAATACAAACCGCTTTATCGCGAGCCTGCTTTTACGCCATATGCAGAACCTTGTCCCAACGCGGAGCACATCATTGAAACCATTTTCACCGTTCCCTGCCATGAAGGGCTCAACGATCGCGATATTGATTACATCGTCAGTGTCGTGAACGACAATTTTAATGCCTAA
- the lysA gene encoding diaminopimelate decarboxylase: MPHDLNDVTHALNAQSLRELPARFGCPVWAYDAQTIVNRIAQLRQFDTIRFAQKACSNTHILRLMREQGVKVDSVSLGEIERALIAGFVPGTDAHEIVFTADLLDRPTLQRVSELNIPVNAGSVDMLEQLGQQSPGHPVWLRVNPGFGHGHSQKTNTGGENSKHGIWYGDLPLALAHIQRYQLKLVGIHMHIGSGVDYGHLEQVCEAMVQQVVELGQDIEAISAGGGLSIPYRHGEEAIDTEHYYGLWNAAREKIAAHLGHPVTLEIEPGRFLVAESGVLVAEVRAIKSMGSRHFVLVDAGFNDLMRPAMYGSYHHVSLLPGDGRDISQSTLRDSVIAGPLCESGDVFTQQAGGGVETFALPDAQVGDYLVFHDTGAYGASMSSNYNSRPLLPEVLFENGEPRLIRRRQTLDELLALEAL, from the coding sequence ATGCCACACGATCTGAATGACGTAACACATGCTCTGAACGCACAAAGCCTGCGTGAACTGCCTGCCCGCTTTGGTTGTCCGGTTTGGGCCTATGATGCGCAGACCATCGTTAACCGCATTGCCCAACTGCGCCAGTTCGATACGATCCGCTTCGCGCAGAAGGCGTGTTCCAACACGCATATTTTGCGCCTGATGCGTGAGCAGGGTGTGAAAGTGGATTCGGTATCGCTGGGTGAGATCGAGCGTGCGCTGATTGCGGGGTTTGTACCGGGCACCGACGCGCATGAGATCGTGTTTACCGCCGATCTGCTGGATCGCCCGACGCTGCAACGCGTTTCCGAACTGAACATTCCGGTGAACGCCGGTTCAGTCGATATGCTGGAACAGCTCGGGCAGCAGTCACCGGGGCATCCGGTGTGGCTGCGTGTGAATCCAGGGTTTGGTCATGGTCACAGCCAGAAAACCAACACAGGCGGCGAGAACAGCAAGCACGGTATCTGGTACGGCGATTTGCCGCTGGCGCTGGCACACATTCAGCGTTATCAGTTGAAGCTGGTGGGGATCCACATGCACATTGGTTCCGGCGTTGATTATGGCCATCTGGAACAGGTGTGTGAGGCGATGGTGCAGCAGGTCGTTGAGCTGGGTCAGGATATCGAGGCGATTTCAGCGGGCGGCGGGTTGTCGATTCCGTATCGCCACGGCGAAGAAGCGATTGATACTGAACACTACTACGGGCTGTGGAACGCGGCGCGCGAGAAAATTGCTGCTCATCTCGGCCATCCGGTGACGTTGGAAATCGAACCGGGACGTTTTCTGGTCGCCGAATCTGGCGTGCTGGTGGCGGAAGTTCGGGCGATAAAATCGATGGGAAGTCGCCACTTTGTGCTGGTCGATGCCGGATTTAACGATCTGATGCGTCCGGCGATGTACGGCAGCTATCACCATGTTTCTCTGCTGCCGGGTGATGGTCGTGATATCAGCCAGTCCACGCTGCGCGACAGCGTGATTGCCGGTCCGCTGTGTGAATCCGGCGATGTGTTCACCCAGCAGGCAGGCGGCGGCGTGGAAACGTTCGCGCTGCCGGATGCGCAGGTTGGCGACTATCTGGTATTCCATGACACTGGTGCGTACGGCGCATCCATGTCTTCTAACTACAATAGCCGCCCGCTGCTGCCGGAAGTGCTGTTTGAAAACGGAGAACCGCGCCTGATTCGCCGTCGCCAGACGTTGGACGAGCTGCTGGCGCTGGAAGCGCTTTAA
- a CDS encoding DsbA family protein has translation MATVRLHYIYDPLCGWCYGAAPLALAAQEIDGLDLILHGGGMMTGSNSRTITPEWHDYVIPHDRRIAQMTGQTFGEAYYEGLLRDTSVVLDSAPPTAAVLAAEAMADKGMAMLHQIERAHYVSGLKIADAAVLRQCAEAIGLDGETFSTEFTIIQAETLSKHISASQELLAKVRGQGFPTFALEDANGNFQQIPAANYLGQVDAWRKVLTQMVSRATA, from the coding sequence GTGGCCACAGTAAGACTGCATTACATTTACGATCCGCTGTGCGGCTGGTGCTACGGCGCCGCCCCACTCGCGCTGGCCGCGCAGGAGATTGACGGGTTGGATCTGATCCTCCACGGCGGCGGTATGATGACGGGCAGCAATAGCCGCACCATCACCCCAGAGTGGCACGATTACGTAATCCCCCACGATCGTCGTATTGCGCAAATGACCGGGCAGACCTTCGGGGAAGCGTATTACGAAGGGCTACTGCGTGACACCAGCGTCGTGCTGGATTCCGCGCCGCCAACAGCTGCCGTACTCGCGGCAGAAGCGATGGCTGACAAAGGCATGGCGATGTTGCACCAGATCGAGCGGGCGCATTACGTTTCTGGGCTAAAAATCGCCGACGCCGCCGTGCTACGTCAATGTGCAGAAGCGATCGGTCTGGATGGTGAGACGTTCAGCACCGAGTTCACCATTATTCAGGCAGAAACGCTGTCAAAACACATCAGCGCTAGCCAGGAATTACTGGCAAAAGTACGTGGACAAGGCTTCCCCACGTTTGCGCTGGAAGACGCTAACGGGAATTTCCAGCAAATCCCGGCGGCAAACTACCTCGGTCAGGTAGACGCATGGCGCAAGGTGCTGACACAGATGGTCAGCCGCGCTACCGCATAA
- a CDS encoding LysR family transcriptional regulator, translating into MDRITAAEVFVTIIDRGSMIAAADTLDMSRAMVTRYLAEMETWAGARLLHRTTRKLSLTDAGEKTLARCREMLALTADMRVEADTDDATLSGLLRVSCSQSLAQGALGMAITAFLRRHPRVAIDLQMNNRTVNLVEERIDLALRITNELDPNLIARPLSRCESVLCASPSYLNEHGIPRQLTDLSIHNCLTYTYFGKSLWHFSRDDEKFTIPVSGNLSGNESLVLLAGALEGAGIALQPRYSVAPYLANGQLVALLPEYRPQAMGIYGIYTSRRQMPAALRTLLDFLVEWFAHDPRWRALAL; encoded by the coding sequence ATGGATCGTATTACGGCTGCTGAAGTGTTTGTCACGATTATCGATCGCGGCAGCATGATTGCGGCGGCGGACACGCTGGATATGTCTCGGGCGATGGTGACGCGCTATCTGGCAGAAATGGAAACGTGGGCGGGGGCGCGATTATTGCACCGCACCACGCGCAAGCTGAGCCTGACGGATGCCGGTGAAAAAACGCTGGCGCGCTGTCGGGAGATGCTGGCGCTGACGGCGGATATGCGCGTCGAGGCCGATACCGACGATGCCACGTTAAGCGGTTTGCTGCGCGTCAGCTGTTCGCAATCGCTGGCGCAGGGCGCGCTCGGTATGGCGATAACCGCTTTCCTGCGGCGGCATCCTCGGGTCGCTATCGATCTGCAAATGAATAACCGAACGGTGAATCTGGTCGAGGAACGTATCGATCTGGCACTGCGCATCACCAACGAACTGGATCCCAATCTGATTGCCCGACCGCTTTCACGCTGTGAGTCGGTGCTGTGTGCATCGCCTTCTTATTTGAATGAGCATGGTATTCCACGACAACTGACCGATCTCTCGATTCATAACTGCCTGACCTACACCTATTTCGGCAAAAGCCTGTGGCATTTTTCCCGCGATGATGAAAAGTTTACGATTCCCGTTAGCGGTAACCTGAGTGGCAATGAGTCGCTGGTGCTGCTGGCCGGTGCGCTGGAAGGCGCGGGGATCGCCCTGCAACCGCGCTATTCGGTGGCGCCTTATCTCGCTAACGGACAACTGGTGGCGCTGTTGCCGGAATACCGTCCGCAGGCGATGGGGATTTATGGTATTTACACCTCGCGCCGCCAGATGCCCGCCGCGCTGCGTACCTTGCTGGATTTTCTGGTGGAATGGTTTGCTCACGATCCTCGCTGGCGGGCGCTAGCGCTGTAA
- a CDS encoding sel1 repeat family protein, with translation MKFISLLFVIALSFVLPTAHAVASDVENKTLAEMQQLANNGNVDAQLALGDMYYDGDGIEEDYAQAKTWYMKAAEQGNAYAQLMLGDMYYNGDGVEKDYAQAKAWYTKSAEQGSAEAQYELGTMYFDEKESAKAISWFKKAAEQGMPDAHFDLAVMYLNGVGTPVNARTAFTHFKNAAEQNMQKAQFMTSAMYADGIGVKKNDSQAYFWFSVFNRNEKDLEWSSIPDIQKAIQIHEKGIQEIEKNMSQSELQESKRLQDKFIKRQHNND, from the coding sequence ATGAAATTTATTTCATTACTTTTTGTCATCGCACTCTCATTTGTCCTGCCAACGGCACACGCCGTAGCCAGCGACGTTGAGAATAAAACGCTCGCAGAAATGCAGCAGCTAGCGAACAACGGTAATGTGGACGCACAGTTGGCGCTGGGCGACATGTACTATGACGGTGACGGCATAGAAGAAGATTACGCGCAAGCCAAAACGTGGTACATGAAAGCAGCAGAGCAAGGCAATGCCTACGCACAATTGATGCTGGGTGACATGTACTATAACGGTGACGGCGTAGAGAAAGATTATGCGCAAGCAAAAGCGTGGTACACGAAATCCGCGGAGCAAGGCAGTGCTGAAGCACAATATGAACTTGGTACCATGTATTTTGACGAAAAAGAGTCAGCTAAAGCGATCTCATGGTTTAAAAAAGCGGCCGAGCAAGGCATGCCTGACGCACATTTCGACCTGGCTGTAATGTATCTAAATGGAGTGGGCACTCCAGTAAATGCCAGAACGGCGTTTACGCATTTTAAAAACGCAGCAGAACAAAATATGCAAAAAGCACAGTTCATGACTTCAGCAATGTACGCTGACGGCATTGGTGTTAAGAAGAATGACTCTCAGGCCTATTTTTGGTTCTCGGTATTCAATCGAAACGAGAAAGATCTGGAATGGAGCTCAATCCCAGATATCCAAAAAGCCATTCAGATACACGAGAAAGGAATACAGGAAATTGAGAAAAACATGTCGCAAAGTGAGCTTCAGGAGTCTAAACGCTTACAGGATAAATTTATAAAGAGACAGCATAATAACGACTAA
- a CDS encoding EamA family transporter, giving the protein MTPQTRGTIEMAIAMIISGTVGWFVLTAEQPPMTVVFWRCAFGALTMLIVCGLLGLLRRGIMNRKQVGLAVLGGLALVFNWTLLFGAYSQASIAVATVVYHTQPFMLVGLGALFFREALTFNKVCWLLCAFGGIVLIVSAQTGADSDSNGYLSGVLMALGAAFFYAIAAAITKKLSGTPPHVLVLIQLLVGVVVLAPFAAIPASPTASQWGMLVAIGVIHTGLMSTLLYSAIQKIPTALVGALSFIYPVIAALVDWAAFGHRLDMMQLAGAVAILLSAAGMTFGWRITFWGKSRALLP; this is encoded by the coding sequence ATGACACCCCAGACGCGCGGCACGATAGAAATGGCTATTGCGATGATCATTTCCGGTACGGTTGGCTGGTTCGTCCTTACGGCAGAGCAGCCCCCTATGACGGTAGTTTTCTGGCGCTGCGCGTTCGGCGCATTGACGATGCTGATCGTCTGCGGGCTATTGGGCTTGTTGCGGCGGGGCATCATGAACAGGAAACAGGTTGGCCTTGCCGTACTCGGCGGCCTGGCGCTGGTGTTCAACTGGACACTGCTGTTCGGCGCTTACTCGCAAGCCTCTATTGCCGTCGCCACTGTGGTTTATCACACGCAGCCCTTTATGCTAGTGGGGCTCGGCGCGCTCTTTTTCAGGGAAGCGCTGACCTTCAACAAAGTCTGCTGGCTACTGTGCGCCTTTGGCGGCATCGTCCTGATCGTCAGCGCTCAAACCGGGGCCGACAGCGATAGTAACGGTTATCTATCTGGCGTACTGATGGCATTGGGTGCTGCGTTCTTTTATGCCATTGCAGCCGCGATAACGAAAAAGCTGTCAGGAACTCCGCCGCATGTGCTTGTGCTGATACAGCTGCTCGTTGGCGTTGTGGTTCTTGCGCCCTTCGCGGCAATACCGGCTTCTCCTACGGCTTCACAGTGGGGAATGCTTGTGGCGATTGGCGTGATCCATACCGGCCTGATGTCGACGCTCTTGTACAGCGCGATCCAGAAGATCCCGACCGCGCTGGTTGGCGCACTGTCGTTCATCTATCCCGTTATCGCGGCGCTGGTCGATTGGGCAGCCTTTGGACATCGGCTGGACATGATGCAGCTTGCCGGAGCGGTCGCGATTCTGCTGTCCGCCGCCGGAATGACGTTCGGCTGGCGCATCACGTTCTGGGGGAAAAGCAGAGCGCTTCTCCCCTGA
- a CDS encoding helix-turn-helix domain-containing protein produces MQVATPIARLAVSIRRERERLNLSVTELAKRAGLAKSTLSQLETGIGNPSLETLWALAMALDVQVSQLIGQSRQHVQVIRANEGAATYSELANYAATLLAACPAGVQRDIYRLKVQPGEARISQPHMPGTIEHVILSSGRAIIGPVTQPVELSTGDYISYSADVLHLFEALEADTSAVMLIEHG; encoded by the coding sequence ATGCAGGTCGCTACGCCTATCGCACGGCTGGCTGTCTCTATTCGGCGCGAGCGTGAGCGGTTAAATCTGTCAGTGACCGAGCTGGCAAAGCGTGCGGGGCTAGCTAAATCAACGCTTTCACAGCTGGAAACTGGGATCGGAAATCCGAGCCTGGAAACGCTCTGGGCGCTGGCGATGGCGCTAGATGTGCAGGTCAGCCAGTTGATTGGCCAGTCTCGTCAGCATGTGCAGGTGATCCGAGCTAACGAAGGCGCGGCCACCTATTCGGAGCTGGCAAACTATGCCGCTACGCTGTTGGCTGCGTGTCCGGCTGGCGTGCAGCGTGATATCTATCGGCTTAAGGTGCAGCCGGGCGAGGCCAGAATCTCGCAACCGCATATGCCGGGAACGATAGAGCATGTGATTCTGAGCAGCGGCCGCGCCATAATCGGGCCTGTCACACAGCCCGTTGAACTGAGCACGGGGGATTACATCAGCTATTCGGCGGATGTCCTGCACCTGTTTGAGGCGCTGGAAGCGGACACGAGTGCGGTGATGTTGATTGAACATGGCTAA
- a CDS encoding GNAT family N-acetyltransferase: MNIVIRPAQKSDASVILDLIIELAVYEKARHEVLASLEDIERSLFGEGATAETLICEIGGKPAGYAIFFMSYSTWLGKYGIYLEDLYIAQAYRQAGAGKALLKQVARLAQERQCGRLEWSVLDWNQPAIDFYKSIGAKPQGEWVRYRMDEKSIADFVTAA; this comes from the coding sequence ATGAACATAGTTATCCGCCCCGCGCAGAAATCAGATGCGAGCGTGATTCTGGATTTAATCATCGAACTTGCCGTGTATGAGAAAGCGCGCCACGAAGTGCTGGCTTCGCTTGAGGATATTGAGCGCTCGTTATTTGGCGAGGGGGCGACGGCTGAAACGCTGATTTGCGAGATTGGTGGTAAGCCTGCCGGTTATGCGATTTTCTTCATGAGCTACTCAACCTGGCTGGGGAAATACGGCATCTATCTGGAAGATCTCTACATCGCGCAGGCGTATCGTCAGGCGGGAGCGGGCAAAGCGCTGCTGAAACAAGTTGCGCGTCTTGCGCAGGAAAGGCAGTGCGGACGGCTGGAATGGAGCGTGCTGGACTGGAACCAGCCTGCGATCGATTTCTATAAAAGCATTGGTGCGAAGCCACAGGGTGAATGGGTTCGTTATCGGATGGATGAGAAAAGCATTGCGGATTTCGTTACGGCAGCGTAA
- a CDS encoding Gfo/Idh/MocA family oxidoreductase produces the protein MKIGFVGFGAQARENLIPACNALFGVEIAAICDTDPAKCLEAATLFKFDEAKVFSNHCEMMDKCKLDAIIVACYPSAHYRIAYDAIERGIPVLLEKPVAASSEDVIRLAEMAKRKGVITGSGMNFRFADVTERIKQIYNDKIQMISLRQMANKPVSVLWDYNSVLKSFLHAQTIHGLDLLIHLCGSVKKLSVADNSSDGNIIFSVLLEFVSGAHGTLITSNTSPHFTFDLDVLADDRLHIKSTSLSTISVADMDKTYLKGERKRWCDTWAASPLSSGYSRAGYTGEILDFIDAIQSGNRDSKTALSTLIETYRCMDAIEEQCKHALAVNY, from the coding sequence ATGAAAATCGGATTCGTTGGATTTGGTGCACAAGCTCGTGAGAATCTTATACCCGCGTGTAATGCATTATTTGGTGTGGAAATAGCTGCGATTTGTGATACTGATCCTGCAAAGTGTCTTGAAGCGGCGACCTTGTTTAAATTTGATGAAGCAAAGGTATTCAGTAATCATTGTGAAATGATGGATAAATGCAAACTCGATGCCATCATCGTGGCCTGTTATCCTTCAGCGCATTATCGGATTGCCTATGATGCGATAGAACGTGGCATCCCTGTCTTATTAGAAAAACCCGTTGCGGCCAGTTCTGAAGACGTTATTCGCCTTGCTGAAATGGCTAAGCGCAAGGGAGTGATTACCGGTTCCGGGATGAACTTTCGTTTTGCAGATGTAACTGAACGTATTAAACAAATCTATAACGATAAAATACAAATGATCAGTTTACGGCAGATGGCTAATAAGCCAGTCTCTGTACTCTGGGATTATAACAGCGTGTTAAAATCCTTTTTGCATGCACAGACTATTCACGGCCTTGATCTCCTGATACATCTCTGTGGTTCGGTTAAGAAATTATCGGTGGCGGATAATAGCAGCGACGGAAATATTATATTTAGCGTATTGCTGGAATTTGTGAGTGGCGCTCACGGTACGCTCATTACCAGTAATACCTCGCCACACTTCACTTTTGATTTAGACGTATTAGCCGATGACCGGCTTCATATTAAGAGCACATCACTGAGTACGATTAGCGTTGCGGATATGGACAAAACGTATCTGAAAGGTGAACGCAAACGCTGGTGTGACACCTGGGCTGCTAGCCCGCTGTCCTCAGGGTATTCGAGAGCGGGGTATACGGGTGAGATTCTCGATTTCATCGATGCCATTCAGTCAGGCAATAGGGATTCCAAGACGGCTCTGTCAACGCTGATTGAAACCTATCGCTGCATGGATGCTATCGAAGAACAGTGCAAACATGCGTTAGCAGTTAATTATTAA